The following nucleotide sequence is from Solidesulfovibrio carbinolicus.
ACCCTTGTAAAGACTTCGACCGCTACGGGAGACGACCATGCTGCGACACGTTCCGGCCGTCCTGGCCGTTCTGGCCCTGGCCCTGGCCATCGGCGGCTGCTCCGCCAAATCCGCCAAGCCCGCCAAACAGACCTACATCAACATCGATCAGGTCTTCGCCGCCTACGACGCCAACGGCGACGGCAAAATCACCAAGGAAGAATTCACCGCCAAATTCCAGCAGAAACAAAAAGCCGATACGGCCTGGAAGAAAATCGACAAGAGCAGCAACGGTTTCGTCGAACGTACCCTCAACGACGACGAGCCGCTGCGCGTCTGGAACGACGTCGAATCCCAAAACGAGCCGTATTAGCCGGCAGCAGGGCGCTGCCCTGCACCCGCTGGGACGCTGTCCCAGACCCTGCCAGGGCGCTGCCCTGGACCCGCC
It contains:
- a CDS encoding EF-hand domain-containing protein gives rise to the protein MLRHVPAVLAVLALALAIGGCSAKSAKPAKQTYINIDQVFAAYDANGDGKITKEEFTAKFQQKQKADTAWKKIDKSSNGFVERTLNDDEPLRVWNDVESQNEPY